Proteins encoded together in one Chryseobacterium sp. G0201 window:
- a CDS encoding LacI family DNA-binding transcriptional regulator — protein MSRITIKDLSKFLSLSTSTISRALLNDKNINAETQKKVLEAAEKLGYKPNPTALSLKYGQTKNIGLVVPEMITPFSSKVLQGIQNILYPLGYRVIITQSDENPLIERKNLQLLEEFNVDGIIINLCHETYNEDLYKEIMDRGIPFVFFDRIPSKTLDVSKVVVDDNIKASLVVEHLINTGRKRIAHIMGPSTIRNAVERETGYKRILTKHHIFDPELTIKTDGMMFDAGENAAKQLLEKKIEFDSIFAFSDTLAIGAMNYLLEQGIKIPEQVAVASFSGTELATIVHPKLTSVQQPLVKMGETAAQLILEKIKDISAPNKTIVMDTELVYRASTFH, from the coding sequence ATGAGCAGAATTACCATTAAAGATTTATCCAAATTCTTATCCTTGTCTACTTCTACGATATCAAGGGCTCTGCTAAATGATAAAAATATCAATGCCGAAACCCAGAAAAAAGTATTGGAAGCAGCTGAAAAATTAGGGTATAAACCCAATCCCACCGCTTTAAGCTTAAAGTACGGTCAGACAAAGAATATTGGTCTTGTGGTTCCCGAAATGATCACCCCTTTTTCTTCAAAAGTTCTTCAGGGAATTCAGAATATTTTGTATCCATTGGGGTATCGGGTAATTATCACTCAATCGGACGAAAATCCTTTAATTGAAAGGAAAAATCTACAACTTTTAGAAGAATTTAATGTTGATGGAATCATTATTAATCTATGCCATGAAACCTACAATGAAGATCTATACAAAGAGATTATGGATCGAGGAATTCCCTTTGTTTTTTTTGATAGAATTCCGAGTAAAACACTGGATGTTTCAAAAGTTGTGGTGGATGACAATATTAAAGCGTCTTTGGTGGTTGAACATTTGATCAACACAGGCAGAAAAAGAATTGCTCACATTATGGGACCTTCAACGATCCGTAACGCGGTTGAAAGAGAAACGGGTTATAAACGTATTTTAACGAAACATCATATTTTTGATCCCGAATTGACCATAAAAACAGACGGAATGATGTTCGATGCCGGAGAAAATGCAGCGAAACAGTTATTAGAAAAGAAAATAGAATTCGACAGTATTTTTGCCTTCAGTGATACGTTGGCGATCGGAGCGATGAATTATCTTCTTGAACAGGGAATAAAGATCCCCGAACAGGTTGCGGTTGCAAGCTTTTCAGGAACAGAATTGGCAACAATAGTACATCCGAAATTAACAAGTGTGCAACAGCCTTTAGTCAAAATGGGCGAAACTGCAGCCCAATTAATTTTAGAAAAAATAAAAGATATTTCCGCGCCCAACAAGACAATTGTAATGGATACAGAATTGGTCTACAGAGCTTCAACTTTTCATTAA